One Lasioglossum baleicum chromosome 6, iyLasBale1, whole genome shotgun sequence genomic window carries:
- the Blimp-1 gene encoding PR domain zinc finger protein 1 isoform X1 yields the protein MEASEWDHATLREEEFEQHAVYLVPDVGASPGDANRAEASLPRNLVLKPSQALHDVRSSAKESFLETSSVLGVWSTSYIPKGTRFGPLVGQVYTKDSVPADANRKYFWRVYKNNELFYYIDGYDVQKSNWMRYVNPAYSSESQNLIACQYKMNIYFYTIKPILPNQELLVWYCREFAERLNYPLTGELMLQRIRQQVQQSALPNELPPSVDSVSPLKDPSIYERRSQMTPTDGSVRSDEGYHSNGYHDEVLTPPEESSESDSENNYVLDFSKNSKTSVCSNEVLDKQDNAAAKNEYRKVKIKITKTYGNFQASKTGLDGAGKDKDQQELASRAVTPERQKSVTPPMLLQKNAVVLSTVNEDEIHEKNVKPFYEPEVKGNMPGSGRPAYLASPSSSILENILLRSSTDNNNNNSHSHGHHHNGAALQHHQQQQQQQQQQQQQQQHHHQIHHQTHVDSVTPPPSSPTEMAYSYKKSHRYGNILPCSPDSSSNLPMQADTCVNSTTSGNSALPMQSPTSNLHSSTGPGNAGLQSHPGSIHSSSNASNHHSSGSVLSSSTILTSSTGIHSSPATSSGGAGGGGSCPTKRKSKSPSPSGTGQGAATTSTILYSSSGGCQIESSPVYPNSAANANQSVSISPIQSPSSYPYGIYHQNSSLHHNVAPLSINCTAYSPTPSGNVVYERSDGRRLEAVTSSHQLPTSSTMQIDTNQALIAGTHNLHLGHHPGLTIHANSSSLNRYSPASSLSPDDHGCSQSGSLSPNSQGSRGYRSLPYPLKKKDGKMHYECNVCCKTFGQLSNLKVHLRTHSGERPFKCNVCTKSFTQLAHLQKHHLVHTGEKPHQCEICKKRFSSTSNLKTHLRLHSGQKPYACDLCPAKFTQFVHLKLHKRLHTNERPYTCQGCDKKYISASGLRTHWKTTSCRPNNIEDELALAAAVGSPTYYEYGPDMNVGNMPKECELEHIENYERHGSTHGPHSTSLHNLENSVGRPSVIETSQPHIIECT from the exons ATGGAGGCCAGCGAGTGGGATCACGCGACCTTGAGGGAAGAGGAATTCGAGCAGCATGCCGTGTATTTGGTACCGGACGTGGGGGCGTCGCCAGGTGACGCGAACCGCGCGGAAGCGTCCCTGCCGAGAAATTTGGTCCTCAAGCCTTCTCAGGCCCTCCACGATGTACGTTCCTCCGCCAAAGAATCATTTCTCGAGACCTCCTCG GTGTTGGGAGTTTGGAGCACAAGTTACATACCGAAGGGGACCCGGTTCGGTCCGCTGGTGGGCCAAGTGTACACCAAGGACTCGGTGCCGGCCGATGCGAACCGGAAATACTTCTGGAGG GTGTACAAGAACAACGAGCTGTTCTATTACATCGACGGTTATGACGTCCAGAAATCAAATTGGATGCGTTACGTAAACCCGGCTTATTCGTCCGAATCGCAGAACCTAATAGCATGCCAGTATAAG ATGAACATTTATTTTTACACGATCAAGCCGATACTACCAAACCAAGAGCTGTTGGTCTGGTACTGCAGAGAGTTCGCGGAGAGGCTGAATTACCCGTTAACGGGCGAGCTGATGCTTCAAAGAATAC GACAACAAGTACAACAATCGGCGTTGCCGAACGAGCTGCCGCCGAGCGTGGACTCGGTCTCGCCGCTGAAGGACCCGTCGATCTACGAGAGACGGTCGCAGATGACGCCGACCGATGGATCGGTGCGATCCGACGAGGGCTACCACTCGAACGGTTACCACGACGAGGTGCTCACGCCGCCGGAGGAGAGCAGCGAGTCCGACTCGGAGAACAACTACGTGCTGGACTTCAGCAAGAACTCGAAGACGTCGGTGTGCAGCAACGAGGTGCTCGACAAGCAGGACAACGCGGCCGCGAAGAACGAGTACAGGAAGGTCAAGATCAAGATCACCAAGACCTACGGGAATTTCCAGGCGTCGAAGACTGGGCTGGACGGCGCCGGCAAGGACAAGGACCAGCAGGAGTTGGCGAGCAGAGCGGTGACGCCCGAGCGGCAGAAATCGGTGACGCCACCGATGCTGTTGCAGAAGAACGCGGTGGTGCTGTCGACGGTGAACGAGGACGAGATCCACGAGAAGAACGTGAAACCCTTCTACGAGCCCGAGGTCAAGGGCAACATGCCCGGCTCCGGGAGGCCGGCTTACCTGGCCAGCCCCAGCAGTTCCATCCTCGAGAACATCCTGCTGCGCAGCAGCAccgacaacaacaacaacaacagccacAGCCACGGGCATCACCATAACGGCGCGGCCCTGCAGCATcaccagcagcagcaacaacaacagcagcaacagcaacagcagcaacaacaccATCATCAGATCCACCATCAAACCCACGTCGACTCGGTGACCCCGCCACCGTCCAGCCCAACGGAGATGGCCTACTCGTACAAGAAGTCCCATCGTTACGGAAACATTCTGCCGTGCAGCCCGGACTCAAGCTCGAACCTGCCGATGCAAGCGGACACGTGCGTGAACTCGACCACCAGCGGGAACAGCGCGCTGCCGATGCAGAGTCCGACGAGCAACTTGCACTCGAGCACCGGTCCGGGGAACGCGGGCCTGCAGTCCCATCCGGGCAGCATTCATTCGTCCAGCAACGCGAGCAATCACCACTCGAGTGGGAGCGTGTTGTCCTCGAGCACGATACTGACGTCGAGCACCGGCATACACTCGTCCCCGGCGACCAGTAGCGGCGGCGCCGGTGGAGGTGGTAGCTGTCCGACCAAGAGAAAGAGCAAATCTCCTTCGCCATCGGGGACGGGCCAGGGCGCCGCGACGACCTCCACGATCCTCTACTCGAGCTCCGGTGGCTGTCAGATCGAGTCGAGCCCGGTCTACCCGAACTCCGCCGCCAACGCCAACCAGAGCGTGTCCATCTCGCCGATTCAGTCGCCGTCCTCCTACCCGTACGGCATCTACCACCAGAACAGCTCGTTGCATCACAACGTCGCCCCGTTGTCGATCAACTGCACCGCCTACTCGCCGACCCCGAGTGGGAACGTCGTCTACGAGAGGTCGGATGGCAGGAGGCTCGAGGCAGTGACCAGTAGTCATCAGCTACCAACCTCCTCCACCATGCAGATCGACACCAATCAGGCGTTGATCGCCGGCACGCACAACCTACACCTCGGACACCATCCCGGCCTCACCATACACGCGAACTCCTCCTCGTTGAACCGGTACTCGCCAGCGAGCTCACTGTCCCCGGACGACCACGGCTGCTCACAGAGCGGCTCCCTCAGCCCAAACTCCCAGGGCTCCAGGGGATATAGATCCTTACCCTACCCGCTCAAGAAGAAGGACGGCAAGATGCACTACGAGTGCAACGTATGCTGCAAGACCTTCGGCCAGCTGTCCAACCTCAAGGTACACCTGAGGACGCACTCCGGCGAAAGGCCGTTCAAGTGCAACGTCTGCACCAAAAGCTTCACACAACTGGCGCATCTGCAGAAACACCATCTCGTCCACACCG GTGAAAAACCGCACCAATGCGAGATCTGCAAGAAGAGGTTCAGCTCTACCTCGAACCTGAAGACGCACCTGAGATTGCACTCGGGCCAAAAGCCGTACGCCTGCGACCTATGCCCCGCGAAATTCACTCAATTCGTTCACCTGAAGCTGCATAAGAGGTTACACACGAACGAGAGGCCCTACACCTGCCAGGGCTGCGACAAGAAGTACATTAGCGCGAGCGGCCTTAGGACCCACTGGAAGACGACCAGCTGCAGGCCGAACAACATCGAGGACGAGCTCGCTCTGGCCGCGGCCGTTGGCTCGCCGACCTACTACGAGTACGGGCCTGACATGAATGTTG GAAACATGCCGAAGGAATGCGAACTGGAGCACATCGAGAACTACGAGAGGCACGGATCGACGCACGGGCCGCACTCCACGTCCCTCCACAACCTGGAGAACTCCGTGGGCAGACCGAGCGTCATAGAGACCTCCCAGCCTCACATAATCGAGTGCACCTAA
- the Blimp-1 gene encoding PR domain zinc finger protein 1 isoform X2, which yields MEASEWDHATLREEEFEQHAVYLVPDVGASPGDANRAEASLPRNLVLKPSQALHDVLGVWSTSYIPKGTRFGPLVGQVYTKDSVPADANRKYFWRVYKNNELFYYIDGYDVQKSNWMRYVNPAYSSESQNLIACQYKMNIYFYTIKPILPNQELLVWYCREFAERLNYPLTGELMLQRIRQQVQQSALPNELPPSVDSVSPLKDPSIYERRSQMTPTDGSVRSDEGYHSNGYHDEVLTPPEESSESDSENNYVLDFSKNSKTSVCSNEVLDKQDNAAAKNEYRKVKIKITKTYGNFQASKTGLDGAGKDKDQQELASRAVTPERQKSVTPPMLLQKNAVVLSTVNEDEIHEKNVKPFYEPEVKGNMPGSGRPAYLASPSSSILENILLRSSTDNNNNNSHSHGHHHNGAALQHHQQQQQQQQQQQQQQQHHHQIHHQTHVDSVTPPPSSPTEMAYSYKKSHRYGNILPCSPDSSSNLPMQADTCVNSTTSGNSALPMQSPTSNLHSSTGPGNAGLQSHPGSIHSSSNASNHHSSGSVLSSSTILTSSTGIHSSPATSSGGAGGGGSCPTKRKSKSPSPSGTGQGAATTSTILYSSSGGCQIESSPVYPNSAANANQSVSISPIQSPSSYPYGIYHQNSSLHHNVAPLSINCTAYSPTPSGNVVYERSDGRRLEAVTSSHQLPTSSTMQIDTNQALIAGTHNLHLGHHPGLTIHANSSSLNRYSPASSLSPDDHGCSQSGSLSPNSQGSRGYRSLPYPLKKKDGKMHYECNVCCKTFGQLSNLKVHLRTHSGERPFKCNVCTKSFTQLAHLQKHHLVHTGEKPHQCEICKKRFSSTSNLKTHLRLHSGQKPYACDLCPAKFTQFVHLKLHKRLHTNERPYTCQGCDKKYISASGLRTHWKTTSCRPNNIEDELALAAAVGSPTYYEYGPDMNVGNMPKECELEHIENYERHGSTHGPHSTSLHNLENSVGRPSVIETSQPHIIECT from the exons ATGGAGGCCAGCGAGTGGGATCACGCGACCTTGAGGGAAGAGGAATTCGAGCAGCATGCCGTGTATTTGGTACCGGACGTGGGGGCGTCGCCAGGTGACGCGAACCGCGCGGAAGCGTCCCTGCCGAGAAATTTGGTCCTCAAGCCTTCTCAGGCCCTCCACGAT GTGTTGGGAGTTTGGAGCACAAGTTACATACCGAAGGGGACCCGGTTCGGTCCGCTGGTGGGCCAAGTGTACACCAAGGACTCGGTGCCGGCCGATGCGAACCGGAAATACTTCTGGAGG GTGTACAAGAACAACGAGCTGTTCTATTACATCGACGGTTATGACGTCCAGAAATCAAATTGGATGCGTTACGTAAACCCGGCTTATTCGTCCGAATCGCAGAACCTAATAGCATGCCAGTATAAG ATGAACATTTATTTTTACACGATCAAGCCGATACTACCAAACCAAGAGCTGTTGGTCTGGTACTGCAGAGAGTTCGCGGAGAGGCTGAATTACCCGTTAACGGGCGAGCTGATGCTTCAAAGAATAC GACAACAAGTACAACAATCGGCGTTGCCGAACGAGCTGCCGCCGAGCGTGGACTCGGTCTCGCCGCTGAAGGACCCGTCGATCTACGAGAGACGGTCGCAGATGACGCCGACCGATGGATCGGTGCGATCCGACGAGGGCTACCACTCGAACGGTTACCACGACGAGGTGCTCACGCCGCCGGAGGAGAGCAGCGAGTCCGACTCGGAGAACAACTACGTGCTGGACTTCAGCAAGAACTCGAAGACGTCGGTGTGCAGCAACGAGGTGCTCGACAAGCAGGACAACGCGGCCGCGAAGAACGAGTACAGGAAGGTCAAGATCAAGATCACCAAGACCTACGGGAATTTCCAGGCGTCGAAGACTGGGCTGGACGGCGCCGGCAAGGACAAGGACCAGCAGGAGTTGGCGAGCAGAGCGGTGACGCCCGAGCGGCAGAAATCGGTGACGCCACCGATGCTGTTGCAGAAGAACGCGGTGGTGCTGTCGACGGTGAACGAGGACGAGATCCACGAGAAGAACGTGAAACCCTTCTACGAGCCCGAGGTCAAGGGCAACATGCCCGGCTCCGGGAGGCCGGCTTACCTGGCCAGCCCCAGCAGTTCCATCCTCGAGAACATCCTGCTGCGCAGCAGCAccgacaacaacaacaacaacagccacAGCCACGGGCATCACCATAACGGCGCGGCCCTGCAGCATcaccagcagcagcaacaacaacagcagcaacagcaacagcagcaacaacaccATCATCAGATCCACCATCAAACCCACGTCGACTCGGTGACCCCGCCACCGTCCAGCCCAACGGAGATGGCCTACTCGTACAAGAAGTCCCATCGTTACGGAAACATTCTGCCGTGCAGCCCGGACTCAAGCTCGAACCTGCCGATGCAAGCGGACACGTGCGTGAACTCGACCACCAGCGGGAACAGCGCGCTGCCGATGCAGAGTCCGACGAGCAACTTGCACTCGAGCACCGGTCCGGGGAACGCGGGCCTGCAGTCCCATCCGGGCAGCATTCATTCGTCCAGCAACGCGAGCAATCACCACTCGAGTGGGAGCGTGTTGTCCTCGAGCACGATACTGACGTCGAGCACCGGCATACACTCGTCCCCGGCGACCAGTAGCGGCGGCGCCGGTGGAGGTGGTAGCTGTCCGACCAAGAGAAAGAGCAAATCTCCTTCGCCATCGGGGACGGGCCAGGGCGCCGCGACGACCTCCACGATCCTCTACTCGAGCTCCGGTGGCTGTCAGATCGAGTCGAGCCCGGTCTACCCGAACTCCGCCGCCAACGCCAACCAGAGCGTGTCCATCTCGCCGATTCAGTCGCCGTCCTCCTACCCGTACGGCATCTACCACCAGAACAGCTCGTTGCATCACAACGTCGCCCCGTTGTCGATCAACTGCACCGCCTACTCGCCGACCCCGAGTGGGAACGTCGTCTACGAGAGGTCGGATGGCAGGAGGCTCGAGGCAGTGACCAGTAGTCATCAGCTACCAACCTCCTCCACCATGCAGATCGACACCAATCAGGCGTTGATCGCCGGCACGCACAACCTACACCTCGGACACCATCCCGGCCTCACCATACACGCGAACTCCTCCTCGTTGAACCGGTACTCGCCAGCGAGCTCACTGTCCCCGGACGACCACGGCTGCTCACAGAGCGGCTCCCTCAGCCCAAACTCCCAGGGCTCCAGGGGATATAGATCCTTACCCTACCCGCTCAAGAAGAAGGACGGCAAGATGCACTACGAGTGCAACGTATGCTGCAAGACCTTCGGCCAGCTGTCCAACCTCAAGGTACACCTGAGGACGCACTCCGGCGAAAGGCCGTTCAAGTGCAACGTCTGCACCAAAAGCTTCACACAACTGGCGCATCTGCAGAAACACCATCTCGTCCACACCG GTGAAAAACCGCACCAATGCGAGATCTGCAAGAAGAGGTTCAGCTCTACCTCGAACCTGAAGACGCACCTGAGATTGCACTCGGGCCAAAAGCCGTACGCCTGCGACCTATGCCCCGCGAAATTCACTCAATTCGTTCACCTGAAGCTGCATAAGAGGTTACACACGAACGAGAGGCCCTACACCTGCCAGGGCTGCGACAAGAAGTACATTAGCGCGAGCGGCCTTAGGACCCACTGGAAGACGACCAGCTGCAGGCCGAACAACATCGAGGACGAGCTCGCTCTGGCCGCGGCCGTTGGCTCGCCGACCTACTACGAGTACGGGCCTGACATGAATGTTG GAAACATGCCGAAGGAATGCGAACTGGAGCACATCGAGAACTACGAGAGGCACGGATCGACGCACGGGCCGCACTCCACGTCCCTCCACAACCTGGAGAACTCCGTGGGCAGACCGAGCGTCATAGAGACCTCCCAGCCTCACATAATCGAGTGCACCTAA